Below is a genomic region from Nitrospirota bacterium.
ATAATCATAGGCCAGGCATGTGAGTTCGACTACTCAGGCACGCAGGCATGTAAGGCCCTCAGGGAAGAGGGTTATAAAGTTATACTGGTTAACTCCAATCCTGCCACAATCATGACCGACCCTGAGATGGCTGATGTCACATACATCGAGCCGCTAACCTCGGATACCATTGAGATGATAATTGAAAAGGAACGGCCTGATGCCCTTCTTCCAACGATGGGCGGGCAGACAGCGCTGAATTTAGCTGTTGAACTTTCAGAAAAAGGCATCCTCGATAAATATGGTGTTGAGCTCATCGGCGCCAAGCTTCATGCAATAAAAAAGGCAGAGGACAGGGAGCTTTTCAAAGAGGCTATGTCAAAGATCGGCCTGGAAGTCCCCAGGAGTGTTTATGTGAGAACTATAAAAGACGGACTTAAGGCCATAGAATTTGTTAGTTTCCCTGCTATTCTCAGGCCATCCTTTACGCTCGGAGGCACAGGCGGAAGCATTGCATACAATATGGAGGAATACAAAGAAAACCTCGACAATGCCCTTAAGTTGAGCCCTGTGCATCAGGTTCTTGTTGAGGAGTCTGTAATTGGATGGAAGGAATATGAACTTGAGGTTATGCGCGATGGAAAGGATAATGTTGTAATTATCTGTTCTATAGAAAATTTTGATCCAATGGGGATCCACACAGGAGACAGTATAACAGTAGCCCCAGCTCAAACCCTTACAGATAAAGAATATCAGAGGATGAGAGATGCTGCTATTGCTATTATTCGTGAGATCGGGGTTGATACCGGAGGGTCAAACATACAGTTTGCCATAAATCCGAGGGATGGCAGGATGGTGGTA
It encodes:
- the carB gene encoding carbamoyl-phosphate synthase large subunit, yielding MPKRTDVNKILLLGSGPIIIGQACEFDYSGTQACKALREEGYKVILVNSNPATIMTDPEMADVTYIEPLTSDTIEMIIEKERPDALLPTMGGQTALNLAVELSEKGILDKYGVELIGAKLHAIKKAEDRELFKEAMSKIGLEVPRSVYVRTIKDGLKAIEFVSFPAILRPSFTLGGTGGSIAYNMEEYKENLDNALKLSPVHQVLVEESVIGWKEYELEVMRDGKDNVVIICSIENFDPMGIHTGDSITVAPAQTLTDKEYQRMRDAAIAIIREIGVDTGGSNIQFAINPRDGRMVVIEMNPRVSRSSALASKATGFPIAKIAAKLAVGLTLDEIPNDITKETPASFEPTIYYVVVKVPRFAFEKFPEADATLTTQMKSVGEVMAIGRTFKEAFNKAIRSLEIESYGLEYLKADMDEIKTKLKTPNWERIWYIAQAARNGLTIDEIYELTGSDPWFLKNIKQIIDLEEEIKKFSQGIKKERSLSLAPYLLPKELLIKAKEHGFSDKRIGELINVDEKIIRKKKKKSGIL